The DNA window TTCCACCCCTAATTAAACCCATCTTTCCTTTCCCCACACCCTCTCCACCTCAcgcttgaattattttatgtacCATTTGTTGTATGTATAGCTTTAAGACAATCTCAAATATATTCAATACAAATACTTAGGTATGGACACAAAAATACATTTCTCCCATTAATAACATTCCATTCACTTCCAACTCTCTTTTTTCCAGTTTATTCGCAATTATTGCAAATATCGCCCACTCTCCTTTGATTGCAATAATTTGCAATAATTATTGCAATTATTGCAAATACATTTCTACCGGAGGACTATTTTTGTGTTTCCATTTCTGAGTACACAGtggataaattttatatattccgatcatatatattattcctTAATAACAGTAATACGGGAAATAAGCAGTGggaaacaattttttattttttgaggaGGCTCTAATCGTTGCCGCTCCTGTCCTCGTTGATCTCGAACAGAATCACCACCAGCGCAACTATGAACGCATAGTCCACGTTGGGATACACCGTCACTCCGAACGTGTCTTTATCGAACAGCACGCTCTGCAAATTGTGCTGCCTGTGCATCTGCAAAATGAATGAACTGGATTAAGCGAATGGCGGGGTTAATTAAGAATGAAATATGTCGGGATACCTGGGCGATGATGGTGGAGCCGTCGCCAAGGGAAATGGTGCAGGATCTCTCCAGCCAGCTTCCTTTGATCTTAAAATCACAGCTGCTCTCCGAGGTGTTGGAGGCCAATATCACATCCAGCTGAGTCCTCAGTTGTAAGACCGACGATTTCTTCACCGTGAACAACAGATCTTTGGAATCGGTGCTATCTCCTCTGAATGCGTACCATTTTCTATGCGCCGAAAACAGCTGTGGGTAAAACAATTATTCATACACCACACATCTAATCCATTTATTCATTCAACATATCCCATTTAACTTTACCTTTTGTTGGAAAGAGATGATGGGATTACCCGCGGCGTCAAGAAGAATACGGCGGTCGTGAAGGCTGAACACGGACCCTTTCACCATGAACATCACGGTGCCGTTAACGTCCGTAACGGTGAAAGTACCTTCCGCCAGGGTCATCACCTTCTTCGTAACTCTCAGATCCACGGGATAGGGGGCCATGAACTGGGGGCTTACCACGGCCACCGGCTTCGCCAGCGGCGCGTAATTCGTCGGTGCCGGCAAGTGAGACGTCGTCGGATTGGCCATTAATTgcttaatttgatttgagaaGGGGAAAGGGGAGGATTAAGCTGTGTGGATCTATCGCCTTTCCCTTCGCTTGTTTCGGGGACGTGTTGGCTTCCCGTGCCATATGGaacatgtatatataatacGTGTATCCCaccattaattatttatttatttatttatttatttattttatcttggTGTAATAAAAGTCAAATTCGTACAACTGACCTGGCATTATCATTTTGTCACCCACAAAACACACATCGAATACATATTCGCAAAGGGAGTGTCCCCCATACCTTTCCAACCattcataattcaaatatcaattaattcaaatatcaattaataattgtaaggtagaatatcaaaaaaatatcaatattatttttgcatttttgtattaaaaaaaaaaaaaaaaaaaaaaaaaaaaaaaaaaaaaaaaaaaaaaaaaaaaaaaaaaaaaagttaaatggGTTGGGTTGTTCTTTATAAGCCCATtaacacaacccaacccaacactGTTAGACTTATTATCGAGGTAAATGGCAGTAATTACCAATACCTCTTACGaaattatatcttaatttGTTGTTACTAAGATTTGTATGTTTTGTGAGCTGTGTCCACTTTCGTGTTTGTTCCAGAATGGAAAGCATCAGGGTTGTGAAGAGGAGCGACCACTTCCTCAGAAAACACAGGAAGTGCCCATTTTCACCCTTCAAAACCAAATGGCATCAAACCTTCAATCAGGATGAAGCTCTGCGAGCCATTAAACAAGCTGCAAATTCGCCGAAACAACCCAATTCCGACGAACCCTACCTTCTTTCGGTTCTTATAAGCTCCTTCAGAGCCTATTGCTGCGATCCAACCCCCAATGCCTACCACTTCGTCCTCAAAACCTTTGTTCGAAGCTCACAGTTCCACTACATTGCCGCTGTTCTCGATCGTCTCGAACGCGTCGAGAAATTTGAAACCCCAGAGTACATATTTGTCGACCTCCTCAAAGTTTACGGACGAGTCAACCGAATTCAAGATGCCATCACTCTGTTCCGTAGGATTCCCATGTTTAGGTGCGTTCCTTCTGCGCTCTCACTCAACTCTCTACTTTTCCTGCTCTGTAGAAATGGCGAAGGTCTTCGAATAGTTCCTGAGATCATATTGAGTAGCCAGACTATGGGTATTAGGCTTGAAGAGTCCACTTTTCGGATACTAATTACTGCGTTatgtaaaatttataaagttgGGCATGCAATGGAGCTTTTCAATTATATGATAACTGAAGGGTATGGTCTGAACCCTGGAATCTGCTCTTTGATATTGGCATCGCTATGTGAGCATAAGAAATCCACTGGTAATGTGGTTCTTACCTTTCTGGAACAAATGAGGCTAAAAGGATTCTGTCCCGGTGTTGTGGATTATTCTAATGTAATTAAGTTCTTGGTTAGGAGAGGGCTGAGTTCAGACGCTCTTGATCTGTTGAATAAAATGAAGGCCGATGGTTTCAAGCCTGACATTGTTTGTTATACTATGGTCTTGAATGGGGTGATTGCGGATGGGGATTATAAGATGGCAGATGAACTGTTTGATGAATTGCTTCTCTTTGGTTTAGTTCCTGATATTTATACATACAACGTGTACATACATGGATTATGCAAACAAGGCAATTGGGAAGCAGGGATTCAAATGATTTTGCATATGGAGGAATTGGGGTGCAAACCTGACGTGATCACTTACAATATTCTCTTGGAATGTTTGTGTAAAATCGGTGAACTTGACGAGGCAAGGAAGCTTCGAGGTAACATGCAACTAAAGGGTCTGGCAAAAAACGTGCGGACTTTTAGGATTATGATCAGTGGGTTATTTAATAACGGTGATGTAATTGAGGCTTGTATCCTATTGGAGGAAATGCTAGTATGTCGTTTCCCTCCTCAGATTTCAACTTTTGGTGAGATACTTTCTTGGCTGTGCAAAAGGGACATGGTAGGCAAAGCACTTGAGCTGCTCACGTTAATGGTTGGCATGAACTTTTCCCCTGGTCCTAAGGCTTGGGAAACACTGCTCCTGAGCTCTGAAAGTGAATTACCTTCTGTTAAGAGCCTTGAAACTACTTTAGAAGATTTAGTAGGCATCTGAACAAGCTCAACCCCCGCAGATTTTGGAGTCCTTAATCTATACAAGTCCTCAAGGCTATGCTGCTACGCTTGAACTGatcttcattttgttctttaatgGACTAGCCTTTGTTTCACCCTACTCTCAATAAGGTGAGGGCAACAGGTATGGTCAAATGCTGTTATTCCCTTGCATAATCTACAAAAGATCCTTTTCATGAGAAAGCAATATTTCTCTGGCAAGATGGAGTGTTTGCTATTTTATGGGGTGTTTGGAGCGAGTGGAATAAtataatcttctttttcagggGTCAAAAGAGATTTTCCAGTGATGTTTGATCCCTTGTTAGATTCTTTGTTACTCGTTGGGTCTCGGTGACAAGGTCTGTTATAATTACCCTATAGGTTTTATTTTACTGGATTGAAGTCCCATTTGCATAGTACAATTTCCTTTTGTGGGCCTTATTTTTGTATGCTCTtgtattttttcatttttttctcaatgaaagttgagttactttttttttaaaaaagttacaaGATTGTACTGTGGTGGTTCTTTAAATCAACGAATTGTGCTTCAAGTTTATTTAGATTGATTAGAGTGCAAGAATGTTTCTACGCTGGGCAGGTATTGCAATGACAACTTTGTTTGAGCTAACTGCTGGTGTTGTGGTAAAAGGAGAGCATGCACCCTTCAACTTCAGGGGCTGGTTAAAGCTTACTTATTCTGATGGCGTAACTGTAAGTGGATGCTTAATCAAtgcttactttttttttaggcCAAATTATAAATCTTCATTTACATAGCACGTAATGCACTTTTTAACtttccccatttttttttgttatcaaAGATGATCCACTCGagcattatttattattgttttttcacAATACTTTGCTCTACTGTAAGGATGGCATATTTAATCCTACGCTGTGTATATAGTGGAAACTTTCGCTAGCTTGGCAAGAAAATGNATTTGATTTGAGAAGGGGAAAGGGGAGGATTAAGCTGTGTGGATCTATCGCCTTTCCCTTCGCTTGTTTCGGGGACGTGTTGGCTTCCCGTGCCATATGGaacatgtatatataatacGTGTATCCCaccattaattatttatttatttatttatttatttattttatcttggTGTAATAAAAGTCAAATTCGTACAACTGACCTGGCATTATCATTTTGTCACCCACAAAACACACATCGAATACATATTCGCAAAGGGAGTGTCCCCCATACCTTTCCAACCattcataattcaaatatcaattaattcaaatatcaattaataattgtaaggtagaatatcaaaaaaatatcaatattatttttgcatttttgtatttaaacacgttTTCATATATGGTTGATTAGTTGTTCAATATTGATTCATGATGCCTCAATCCAATTTTAGAGTTCACGTCAACTTTGAATCAAGGTGATGAAttgttaaaaatatctaaatttataattacaaatatgAGGACGAAAAGAAGCAATAAAATATGAGGTCAACCAATTATAGGTAAGTCCTTACAAATTACAAATCAGGAAATAAGATCAATATTGTAGAgagtcatttatttatttaaaaaaaaaaacacaaagtcAATGCGGATGCCGACCTGTTGTTAGTATTATAAATTGGGTTCAGACAGTGGGAGCCGAGAGAAAGGGAAGCAACTACATGGTCGTGGGATTGGTGAAGGGTTGACTTTTCAATATGTAAGCTTACAAAATTGgacatcttttctttttttctttccattttaagttatttataGTTTATTCATTTTGTAGATTAATATTTCTGCACAAagcttttaattataaaagtcATCGTTGTCTTCTCCCTCTTTACGggtcacaaaaaaaaaaaaaaaaaaaaaaaaaaaaaaaaaaaaaaaaaaaaaaaaaaaaaaaaaaaaaaaaaaagttaaatggGTTGGGTTGTTCTTTATAAGCCCATtaacacaacccaacccaacactGTTAGACTTATTATCGAGGTAAATGGCAGTAATTACCAATACCTCTTACGaaattatatcttaatttGTTGTTACTAAGATTTGTATGTTTTGTGAGCTGTGTCCACTTTCGTGTTTGTTCCAGAATGGAAAGCATCAGGGTTGTGAAGAGGAGCGACCACTTCCTCAGAAAACACAGGAAGTGCCCATTTTCACCCTTCAAAACCAAATGGCATCAAACCTTCAATCAGGATGAAGCTCTGCGAGCCATTAAACAAGCTGCAAATTCGCCGAAACAACCCAATTCCGACGAACCCTACCTTCTTTCGGTTCTTATAAGCTCCTTCAGAGCCTATTGCTGCGATCCAACCCCCAATGCCTACCACTTCGTCCTCAAAACCTTTGTTCGAAGCTCACAGTTCCACTACATTGCCGCTGTTCTCGATCGTCTCGAACGCGTCGAGAAATTTGAAACCCCAGAGTACATATTTGTCGACCTCCTCAAAGTTTACGGACGAGTCAACCGAATTCAAGATGCCATCACTCTGTTCCGTAGGATTCCCATGTTTAGGTGCGTTCCTTCTGCGCTCTCACTCAACTCTCTACTTTTCCTGCTCTGTAGAAATGGCGAAGGTCTTCGAATAGTTCCTGAGATCATATTGAGTAGCCAGACTATGGGTATTAGGCTTGAAGAGTCCACTTTTCGGATACTAATTACTGCGTTatgtaaaatttataaagttgGGCATGCAATGGAGCTTTTCAATTATATGATAACTGAAGGGTATGGTCTGAACCCTGGAATCTGCTCTTTGATATTGGCATCGCTATGTGAGCATAAGAAATCCACTGGTAATGTGGTTCTTACCTTTCTGGAACAAATGAGGCTAAAAGGATTCTGTCCCGGTGTTGTGGATTATTCTAATGTAATTAAGTTCTTGGTTAGGAGAGGGCTGAGTTCAGACGCTCTTGATCTGTTGAATAAAATGAAGGCCGATGGTTTCAAGCCTGACATTGTTTGTTATACTATGGTCTTGAATGGGGTGATTGCGGATGGGGATTATAAGATGGCAGATGAACTGTTTGATGAATTGCTTCTCTTTGGTTTAGTTCCTGATATTTATACATACAACGTGTACATACATGGATTATGCAAACAAGGCAATTGGGAAGCAGGGATTCAAATGATTTTGCATATGGAGGAATTGGGGTGCAAACCTGACGTGATCACTTACAATATTCTCTTGGAATGTTTGTGTAAAATCGGTGAACTTGACGAGGCAAGGAAGCTTCGAGGTAACATGCAACTAAAGGGTCTGGCAAAAAACGTGCGGACTTTTAGGATTATGATCAGTGGGTTATTTAATAACGGTGATGTAATTGAGGCTTGTATCCTATTGGAGGAAATGCTAGTATGTCGTTTCCCTCCTCAGATTTCAACTTTTGGTGAGATACTTTCTTGGCTGTGCAAAAGGGACATGGTAGGCAAAGCACTTGAGCTGCTCACGTTAATGGTTGGCATGAACTTTTCCCCTGGTCCTAAGGCTTGGGAAACACTGCTCCTGAGCTCTGAAAGTGAATTACCTTCTGTTAAGAGCCTTGAAACTACTTTAGAAGATTTAGTAGGCATCTGAACAAGCTCAACCCCCGCAGATTTTGGAGTCCTTAATCTATACAAGTCCTCAAGGCTATGCTGCTACGCTTGAACTGatcttcattttgttctttaatgGACTAGCCTTTGTTTCACCCTACTCTCAATAAGGTGAGGGCAACAGGTATGGTCAAATGCTGTTATTCCCTTGCATAATCTACAAAAGATCCTTTTCATGAGAAAGCAATATTTCTCTGGCAAGATGGAGTGTTTGCTATTTTATGGGGTGTTTGGAGCGAGTGGAATAAtataatcttctttttcagggGTCAAAAGAGATTTTCCAGTGATGTTTGATCCCTTGTTAGATTCTTTGTTACTCGTTGGGTCTCGGTGACAAGGTCTGTTATAATTACCCTATAGGTTTTATTTTACTGGATTGAAGTCCCATTTGCATAGTACAATTTCCTTTTGTGGGCCTTATTTTTGTATGCTCTtgtattttttcatttttttctcaatgaaagttgagttactttttttttaaaaaagttacaaGATTGTACTGTGGTGGTTCTTTAAATCAACGAATTGTGCTTCAAGTTTATTTAGATTGATTAGAGTGCAAGAATGTTTCTACGCTGGGCAGGTATTGCAATGACAACTTTGTTTGAGCTAACTGCTGGTGTTGTGGTAAAAGGAGAGCATGCACCCTTCAACTTCAGGGGCTGGTTAAAGCTTACTTATTCTGATGGCGTAACTGTAAGTGGATGCTTAATCAAtgcttactttttttttaggcCAAATTATAAATCTTCATTTACATAGCACGTAATGCACTTTTTAACtttccccatttttttttgttatcaaAGATGATCCACTCGagcattatttattattgttttttcacAATACTTTGCTCTACTGTAAGGATGGCATATTTAATCCTACGCTGTGTATATAGTGGAAACTTTCGCTAGCTTGGCAAGAAAATGAGCATGTTATCTGATCCTAATTGATTAGTCTGCTTTAAAGTATATTAAGTGATATGGATCTACGAACCCAAGCTAATACAATCCTGCTATCATGTCATTGTCGACTGGCACAGATGAGACGAGTGTCATTCTGGCATCTTCTAGTTAGTGGTTGTTTTCAATTagatatatcatatatttagTATGAAAGAGCGGTGGGGAGTGATGAGGATGTTCTACCATTTTAGTTCAGATAAATAAGGATCAAACTTATCTGATCCTGCATGCGGTCAAGGTCAATCTCAAGTTTTTCGCCTTTGATATGGCCACGGGACTTCATTTTCCTTGTATTCTTCTACAAGAAATAGCTGATTGTTTTTTAACCAAAGACCGGTTGCTaatgaatttgaacttttgaaagtGCCTAGATACTAGATCAGATCAGCTAAAGTTCCTTTGGGTGATTGGGTCTACATGCGTGCAAGAAAGTTGAACTTAGAACTTTCTAGTGGGAGTTAAGTAAATTGGATCTCCTACCTCATTAGGGAGTCCCTGGGAATGgattctttttccttgtaaAAAGAATTGATGTGAAGAGTGGTCAGCTTTCAATTTTGGGCTGAAAAGGGGGATTTTAAAGGTTAAACCTATGTAGGATAATGTTTTTGTACAAGCAGATGGGTTGTCTTCAGGAATAGTGTCAAACACCTGTTCTCTACTTCTTGTaacaatgtttttttaaaaaccatgaaaaatatatttgacaaGTAAATGTTTTGTGTGAAGTTGGTTTTAGATAGGCCTTaattttggaataattttattctttacaGAAATGACAAAAGACACAAAGGGATAGCAGGAATAGTTGCATTGTAACTTTTGAACAGTATCGAATCCACTTTTTAATCAACTGCATAAAAAAATTCTGAAAATTGTTCCACATGGAAATCACTCAAAACCATATCCTAAGTTGATTCTACGTAGCTTTTAGTTGGTTTggtaagaaaaggaaaaagaagtgaGAAAGCTTTTTTAGTTGGTACCAATAGGATGAGaagaaactttttttatttttatttttatttttcttgaggGCAGCTCCGAGTTGAATCTCACTCCCCATCTACTTTTGACGATCTCTGGAGTTCCACTAATGGAAGTTGGAAGCTGTTgtggaattaaaatatatattcgaACGAACCTTACATAAACCTAACATATTGgtaactaaaaaaacaagaaatctaGGATTTCtctatttaatattctaaGGCCCTACACAGTTGGCTACACAAGAAGGGTGGGATGTCTTTATTCCTAGTGGCTCAACACAAGTCATTacatgaaaaaagaaacataaacgAAAGTGAACCAAAAAACTTTCAAACTATCTTATCTTCGAAAAGAGAGATCTCCACAAGGATTTGATAATGATAATACTCATATAGTTGCCAACTTTTCAATTCTGAATTTGCTCAAAAGCCATTTGACTTTTTGTGCTCACACTTTCGTCAAACTCACATTTCCAAGTATTGATGTCGATACAACTTAATGTTGATGTCAGGCTATTAATTAATCACAAATAAGAGTTACgtctatttatatttttacctTAACAATTGCAGCTCACCTCTCCTCTGCTTGCATTGCTCCTTTTTACTTTGATATAGTGAACTTTGGCTTTATTGTTGGGATAACTGTTTCAGTGTATGTCTACTGTGGATATTAAGTGGATTAATTCCACAGCTAGTTTGATTGATGGATGGaagatttgatttgaaatcaGTCAATTTATTGCACTTATTGTGAATTAAGTGAATGATTGTTTGAGTTTTTGAAGATTGGTTATAATTTACGTCTACCGACCTCGGAGAACCTCTGACTGCACATGAGGTCCATAGCACTTGCTGATTAAACTCAACTGCCAAGAACAGCTATCATACTTTAAATAGCTTACTACTAGCTACTTAGCTATTAGGTTCAGAACCAGTGACGAGGGGAGGAGAATCTAGCTGTGGTTCTTTGGTTGCAGCACCATCATACCGAACTACCTGTTTTCCTCTTGGAAAGAGTGCATTCCTTGGAAAAATTTATCGTACATGTACTACTTTTGAGcatcatattcatatttacAAACATTCTTTTAACACTAGTAGACTTCACGTCATTTTGTTAAAAGTG is part of the Cucurbita pepo subsp. pepo cultivar mu-cu-16 chromosome LG03, ASM280686v2, whole genome shotgun sequence genome and encodes:
- the LOC111789711 gene encoding protein LURP-one-related 15-like produces the protein MANPTTSHLPAPTNYAPLAKPVAVVSPQFMAPYPVDLRVTKKVMTLAEGTFTVTDVNGTVMFMVKGSVFSLHDRRILLDAAGNPIISFQQKLFSAHRKWYAFRGDSTDSKDLLFTVKKSSVLQLRTQLDVILASNTSESSCDFKIKGSWLERSCTISLGDGSTIIAQMHRQHNLQSVLFDKDTFGVTVYPNVDYAFIVALVVILFEINEDRSGND
- the LOC111790765 gene encoding pentatricopeptide repeat-containing protein At2g38420, mitochondrial; amino-acid sequence: MESIRVVKRSDHFLRKHRKCPFSPFKTKWHQTFNQDEALRAIKQAANSPKQPNSDEPYLLSVLISSFRAYCCDPTPNAYHFVLKTFVRSSQFHYIAAVLDRLERVEKFETPEYIFVDLLKVYGRVNRIQDAITLFRRIPMFRCVPSALSLNSLLFLLCRNGEGLRIVPEIILSSQTMGIRLEESTFRILITALCKIYKVGHAMELFNYMITEGYGLNPGICSLILASLCEHKKSTGNVVLTFLEQMRLKGFCPGVVDYSNVIKFLVRRGLSSDALDLLNKMKADGFKPDIVCYTMVLNGVIADGDYKMADELFDELLLFGLVPDIYTYNVYIHGLCKQGNWEAGIQMILHMEELGCKPDVITYNILLECLCKIGELDEARKLRGNMQLKGLAKNVRTFRIMISGLFNNGDVIEACILLEEMLVCRFPPQISTFGEILSWLCKRDMVGKALELLTLMVGMNFSPGPKAWETLLLSSESELPSVKSLETTLEDLVGI